The genomic interval aacaaatatatatctcaatacttatatttataacaCTCTACTAGTGATCCTCACAATGCAACTGATGAATACTTACGCGGTCTTCAGTGGCCGTTATACAATTTCCAAGACCAAGCGTACTTAGAAATTGATATCAATTTAACAGCGAAATATGGCAATATTCATGAAGAACGTTTCAGAGTATGGGATGAACTGTTTCCGGTTCCGAGCttctaattaaaatatgtcaatGTTACTCTTACACATATGATGACATGAAAGATTTGATATTGAAGGATTTGAATTAAGAACAACctaaaaatgcttaaaatgcGCTTCACAGCCCAATAACAGCGTACATACATCAGTTTTTTTTGCCACTCCAATGTAGTAGGCGTAGacacaatatttttaaatcaatcCTTAGACTTAAAAGAGATTATATACCCTTAGCTTTTGGCTTAAGGGTTTTCAGATATGTGAGGAGAATAATAAAGCTCGTAATTGCTGAGTGTCAGAAAAATATCTTGTATATGTATTCAATTCTATATTCGACAGACTCTTCCTATATAGTTAATTGATCTACTAGTTCGATGTTACTGAACTTTTTCCCTTTTAGTAGAACGCGATCCCTATATATACTCTACTTGCCATTATATAGCTAAAATTGCTATCTAattcttaataaaaaaatacaaaaatataaatgaaaatgcaaaaaaaaattacgaTCTTGTTAAGTCTTGGCTAtttggagaaaaaaaaaaaaaacaaatctaataaatgccaggtTTAATCAAATgttattgaaaaacaaaacaagttgtTGACAGAAGAACATAATTTTCCGATAAATAGCAACATCTCCAAGAGTACGCAAAAAcgatatttgatttaatatgtatgtttaattttatttttaaatgttcacggcttaaaataaaaaagttttactgGGGCAACTGTTTCCATTCCGATATCGTAATACAAAGTAGTCTCAGACTCAAATTAATGTTGCTAGCGAGACACATCATTTTCTAAATCGAAAGCTTAAAGAActgataaaaatgtattaccTGAAAACTTCTCTCTATTTGCTTTCTAGTTACCGTAACAAATCAATtaggaaaatatttatgtaataaaacttaatttcaaaGCCcgacataagaacttaatgaacACGTGTTTCAAGGAATTTGCAATTTGGAATTTTGGaattcaaagatctttgtgaaTTCACAACACTTGAATGGAAAACGCGGGTAAAAGGCTTGAAGAACGACAGTTTACTTTTAGGCTTCAAGCATCTTGCCACAATAAATAAAGGATGAAAAACGTTGATTCCAACTTACGCTTCTTATTCGATCGACcttgaatatattttgaaataaacgTGGAGTTAAATATgttgatttaaatttttcacAGCCGGGAATATGCCACGAGTCTGGGTATACCCGCtagctatatataaataataaatattaatattaagaaaaaaatatatataaatatatatatctatatataaaactgtttgttttcACTGACTGACTTACTGATTGATGATTAACGCACAGCCCATACCATAAAAGCttggaagctgaaattttcactaaAACGGTGTTTCGCGACGGGTACAATCGACTAGAACActcttaatattaataatattaaaaatgataCTATGTATTATACAACTAAATAATATTCGTACAGCGTATTCTTTACCCTTCCTAAATTTATTTTGAGCACTGTGATTCAATCATTaagtttatttcaaaattcagTTATCGGTCCTTATACGTGTATGTACCTCTGACAGGCGCACacacattttggtgacttgCTAATATActtcaataaatatacatatatcctaGCGAGTTTTCCCCTACAGTCACAGTTTCAACCTATcggccagtcagtcagttgcGTCACACTgttgtatatttatagatgTAGATATACAGAAACAAAtagattaaaagatggaataTACTTTTATTCAATGAGCTTTATTCATATTTCTTGATAAAAGACAGCATGCGCTTAATCCTTTAAGATCGTCTGACTGCCCCAATGCCCGTTTTTACCAGGCAAAGCAACGCAGATAAGCAAAACCAATGCAACTTTAAAAGACATTTCGAATAACTGACTCCCTTTGATGAAttcttttctatttataaGCCCAGGTCTGAAACTAATGTAATTAAACGGTAATTGGATTTGGTAGCATTTTTAAGCCGTGACCGGTAGAGTTTTTAAGCCGTGACACTATTGAAAATGTATTAAGAAAATGTATACTGGTTgtgtccaaatgtatgtaaaagcaGAAGGGGCAGACTTGGAATTTTTAGGAGTTATAGACTTCCTTCCATAGCATGCGCTAATCATCAATAACTTACCCTGTTTCCATGAATCGTTAATAAACGATACAAGTTACCTTGCTTATTATTGAGTTTTCAGAGATCATACCACATTAAGTATGGAGGCTCTCGTATAAACTCCAGAATGAACATTGTTCATCCATGAAGGGAGGATTTGCGAAATTCTTTCTAGCAAATAccgttgaaaatgagtttgagggaGATCGGATAATAATCGAATGGAACTTATCTTTGTATCTCGTAATATTTATCTCTAAGGTATTTAATCTATCATCAAAGTCAACATTCTTTAACTTGCTGAAAATGAGCTTCAAGCTAACTGGATAAGGttcaatattaaattttataatccGTTTCGTAAAGAATTACGGTGATTGCGTGATGGTACGCTAGTATCACcatgcatttaaaattagattgtgcatatttaattaaatactctCTTATGAAgtgtacaaaaataaaaatgcaaaattattttattgcaaaatCGTGACCAATAACATTATGTCCTGTGTCACCTGGAAGTGAGGATTGAATGTGGGTGGCTTAAGTTAAACCTCCTTGACCCTCATCCCTCTCTTATTATCTTGGTTGGCTAACTGGTAAAACTGAAATTTGTACATATCTgtgaaatttttgaaaatcttCCACACTTTATAGACTTCTTTATAAGTTTATGTTTGAAATTAACCTccaacaaatttgcaaaagCACAAAAAGGGAGGCACTTTTCTTGTctattctttaaatttaatttttaacattCTTATTATTTGAGTACTCTTTTATGTGGGTCAACATCTACTGTATATGACATAGAATTTGTAAAGCTCGGTTACTGTCAAGTCAACCGAGAATTTTCTCCGATTCAGCAGAGAATTTGACAAATGCATTAGGGCAACACTGGCTGACAGAGCTATCCAGCATTGGCAGCATACTTTGCAAATCTCTTATAAAAATttcttgcaatttgcaatgCCAGCAAATGGAGCAACCGCCCGCCCACTTCTCACCTggacaacatttttttaaaattgttgtaaaaACAAGCAACGTTTGTCGACGtccaaatgaaaatgcaaatgccaggCATTGGAGCTCTCCGTGCCGGCTCTATCACCAGGAAAGTAACAAGATGACTGCGAGAAAACTCATTGAATCGACTGATTTGCTGCTGGCACATATTTTTCAGAGTTAACAAACAGAATTTCTGGCATGGACACATTTTTTGACACTTCGGGACACTGGCAACTGGACGTTTACAATCTTTGCCTGACGCCATGGCAATCAGTATAACAAATGcttttttcatttaacttttAAGTTTTGATAATTTTGCTGGAACTACATGAATCTGGCGCTTGATGGTCTGTGTTCTTTTAATCCATAGCTAGTTTGctcaatattttgtttcgtAAATGAAGTTTGACTATTTCcatataaaatatcaaaaaggGGAAATATTGTAAAGTCTGCattacccattgaaaatgagtaaaaagtgtatattgtatttgtgcaacaactaaatgtatgtattatgcagaaggaagcatctccgaccccataattatataaataatcttgatcagcatcaacagccgagtcgatttaAGTAGctatgttcgtctgtctgcccgtctgtccgtccgcccgtatgtagaacgcaaggatctcagaaactATGATagctagagatttgaaattttagcagtcggtttccgataatcgatatcgaaatcatgttttttgagaaaattgtgtaaataataagagaatCACCAAAAATGATATGTTtattctagaatagtatatatgcatatatcaagTATTCttcattttaatgcaatttattttttcagaTTACCCAAATATTCTATGGAACAATAAGATTTACTGCAATTacatgaagatcggttaagaaacacgtgtttgcttCACAAGCGCatatggctgttgagtagagacgGCAGCAAGTAGTGCGGCCAGTTGCGAGCttgagccctgccaagggtacttttttttttttaatttatctttgtAATTTATCTTAGTAGTACTAAAGCAAAGTAGCGCGTAGCGCGAGCTGAATTTAGTATAATATGGTTGGAATAAGAGTGTtaagggtatcccctagtcgcgagctcccgattagaacctcttacttgttttaaattgataaattgaatttattttaaatgaattatgaTCTTCAATATGGATCCTTCATAACGGATTGTAATCAAGGACTCATTAAAAGTTCAGCGATCGCAAAGTAGAACATCAACAAATTTGCTCTGTAACTGTCTTGCCAGCTTTTAAAGGCATCAATCGGCACATTGAGCAGCTTTAATTCGTTAAAatcatttacattttcatGCTGCcattgccagcagcagctttttatgcaaaataccaactacaactacagcaacatcaataacaacaataacaataacagcagccaGACagcgagcaacaacaacaacaaatagatTTGTATTTACTTCATGAATTTTTGATtatgcatttgttgctgcggCCAAAAATAAAGGTGCACATACATCGAAAGTGGCGCTGCAATTTTATATTACGGATACGCCGCGTATGAAGCTGATTGGAGGCCAGTTGATGCACATTTTTTGGTTACCCACACCATAATGAGCTACATAGCAATGAGTAATATTTATGCCACATAAAGTGAACCAATATTATCCAATGTATTCAATTATTCTGGCAACTCTATAATTTGGGTAGGCAAGAGCTATTGTGCattaattcaaatataatgcaaaatgattttaaaattttatgttttatatttgcaaaaaattaataaaaaaaaattgaataaactaGTGATGTTTCAATTTGTCTTTGCCCGATACCTGTTGACCTTGTAAGCTGCACAGCAGCTTCTTTAGCACAACATAAATTGTAACCAAAATTAGTATGCCCACAACCAAGAACATGCCAAACACATCGAGACTATGATAAGCCACAAAACTCAAGTCCTGCGCAGCCACTCGCATATGGGAAGCGCCTTTGTGGCGCAGCACATACTCCGTCCACCAGATGGCCGTCTCCTGTGGGCTCATGGGCTGATCGCGGTACCGAGCTGACATAAGCTGTGCTGTTGTCGAAAATTTTGGATCATTGATTAGACGTTCAATAGTCTGCTTAAATTCCGATGTTGTCATCTCTTTATGGTCGAGTCCCAGACCGAAGCCAGCGCGCTTAGCGCGCTCCACATTCAAAAACTGATCGTAGAAGAAGGGCAGCCCCAGCACGGGCTTGCCATGGTGGATGCTCTCAATGGTGCTGAGAAGGCCGCCGTGTGTGATAAAGAGTTTCACATTGGGATGCGCTAGTATGTCGGGCTGGGGGAACCATTTGCTAAGAAATACATTAGCCGGCTTGTCGGGCAACTGATCGTCTTCAAACTTCCAGAGCACACGCTGTGGTATACTGGCGAAAGCCTTAAGCAGCATCTGCTTTCGCTCCTGTGGAAGATCCTTGCTCCTTATATTTGAGCCCAGGGAAAAGTAGATAACACCCGCTGAGCCGGCGCCTTGAATAAATTCCTCTATCTCTTTGGGCAAGGGGGCTGGCGTGTGAGAAATGTGCAGTCCTCCCACTTCGATCATATTGGGCACATATGGACGCGGAAAGCTCAGCGAAAAATGCTGATTAAGCAATATCAACGAAAAGTTTTTGCTCAGCTCTGCCAAAGGTTTCTTTTGGGCGACATGTGGAAAGTATTGCTCATAGAGTTGATTTTGCACCGGTATATACATCAGTTTCCAATTAAGCCAGGCTATAGCGGTCTCAAAGAAGTTGCGCACACGCTGCCAATAGGTCATGTGATCGCTCAAGCCCGCCGTAACTAGTGGGGTATATGAGATGGGCGAAGTATTGCCCACCAACTCATCGACATTCCAATCCGTGCCGAATGTCGAGAGGCCAATGATAGGCGCATTAAAGTGCGCTGAAAACCCGTAGAGTGCATCGGTACGCAGGGCCTCCACAATGATCAAATCATATTGGGCCTTGCCGGGCTTTAACAGCTCCCGCTGTACTTCGGCATTTTCAAACACTTTCTTTGTAATGCTgataaaaaaatcattaatgAATGTGTTCTCCTGCCACACGTTTCTGTAGGCTTCAATATTGGAAATTATATCTGAAATAACTTTTAGATTGTAAAAACTTATGACCAAACATATCAAACTCCAACGCACCATCATAGGATTGAAATACTTCAGGTACGACAATGTCACGAAAGTTTTTTACTGGCTTCTTTTGGGGAAAAGCGTTAACCGATGTAACCTCGTGACCGCGCGATGCGAGGCCTTTCAAATAGGGCAAGACGTTTATGTACTGTGATGGACCCGGAAAGGGAAATATCGCAAGTATCCGTGCGCCATCAAGGAGACTTGGCAGCAATAAAACTAATGGTAAGAGGCAGCAGAGCCGTAGAGAGAACATTTCGTGTGTTCGTTCCCAGCTCTAAAATATAACTAAATTTCTGAAATGGGCGTTGATAAATGGAAAACATTGCTCGGTTTAGATTAGACTGATGGACGTGCATGCGATAACAAATTTAACAGAGGCGATTACATTCATTGGTATGAGAGCCACACAACATGCCCCCATGTTCGGCCTCACCTTGTCCAGCTCGTATGTGTGCTTTTAGTATGAGATTATTAAATTAAGCTCTGCCTCTGTTTAACAGCATGCGTTACTGTTTCCCTCTGCTAGTTTCAATGTTGCTAACGCtccgcgtgtgtgtgtgtgtgatgagAAATTGCCAGTCATGATCATCAGCGGAAATTTTTCTAAAACTCGTTAAATATCATCTTTCCTATTGCGATAGTAAATGTTAGACGAAAGAGTACACTGTATATATTACTGATAGTAAATTTGTCCAGTACTTCTCTATCTGTCGATAAAagtaataattaatttgtacacattacataataaaatatatgaatatatatattaggaataaatttaataagtaTGGaattcttaatatatttttaaagctagttaaaagcaaaacactttaatacatattataaaattcatatacatttttttgaatGCTTGAATTATTTCTGTAAAAGTGTCTAggctattttaaaattttgttgtttgttgcttatttattttttctttattttgtttgttaataaataaaaaattctaaCGGAATCTCACATAAAAAAAGTTTaccatataattattaaagatAATTATCATTAAGGAATTGGTATCTGTTAGAAATATTTAAGTACAAATAAATTGTGTAATCTCCAATatcttttcaaatttaatacctactatatattatttatattgagaTCTactgtgttttttgtttagcgTCTATCTTGCATCGTTTACATAGAATGTAGCGTAATATTCTCAACAGAGCCGAGAGCACAAATAAAAGCACCAAGACAATTATCGATGTGACGCCACAGAGTAGGCCCCATGTGTCCAGACCATGAAGCTGGGCTAGGCTCAGATCACGCGATGCGGAACGCAGATGCTGAGCGCCGTTGTGCCGCAGTACATACTCCGTCCACCAGATGGCGCGTTCTAGCGGCGTATCCTTCTGATCGCGAAATAGTTTTGACTTTAGCTGCGCTGCCTGTGTATAGCTGGCGTTGCTGAGAAGCTCCACAACCTGATCGTGCAACTGGGCGGCAGTCATGGTCCACAGATCCAGGGCCAGGCCAAAACCCGCCTGCTTGGCGCGCTCCACATTCAAATGCTGATCATAGAAAGCAGGCAGACCCAGCACCGGTTTGCCAAAGTAAATGCTCTCGATGGTGCTTAGCAGGCCGCCGTGTGTGATGAAGAGCTTCACATTGGGATGCGCCAGAACATCAGGCTGTGGAAACCATTTGCTAATGAGCACATTTTTGGGCTGGTCCtccagctgctcctgctcaAACTTCCACAGGACGCGCTGCTTGAGGCTGCCAAATGCCTGCAGCAGCACCTGACGCGTTGCCACCGGCAAATCGGCGCTCTTGATGTTTGAGCCCATGGAAAAGTATATGACACCATCCTGGGCATCCGCCACAAACTTGGCCAACTCAACCGGCAGCGGTTGGGGCTCTCTAGAGTGCTGCAAATGCAGTCCACCCACTTCAATCATGTTGGGCAGATAAGGACGCGGATAGCTGAGCGTGAAGTGCTGCCCCAGCAGCATCAGCGAGAAGTTGTCCAGCACCTGCTCCAGCGTTCGGCTGGCCTGGGGAAAGTATTGCTtatacagctgctgctgactggGCATATGGACCAGTCGCTTATGCAGCCAGCCAAGGCTGGCATCCCAAATGTTCCACAGGCGCTGCTCGTAGCTCATGTGCTCGGTGCGCGAGGATAAGAGCATGGGATTGTAGGACAGCGGCGAAATATTTCCCATTAACTCATCGATGTGGCGATCTGTTCCGTAGGATGAGATGCCTATGGTAATAGCCTTGAAGTGTTGTGCCAGACCAAACAAGGCCTCAGTCTGCACAGTTTCCAGCAGCACCAAATCGAAGGTTTCGGCGCCTTCGAGCAATTGCTTCACTTTTTCGTCTTCCAACACACTAGACGTTAACATGTTCAGGAATGCCGTGGTCATGGTCAGCACTGTCCACTGTCTGGCCTGCTGATTGTAGTCCGCACTGCTATAAGCTGGTAGACGGAATCTTATCTGATTTATAACGTACTTACTGATATCGAAGTAGAACCCTTACCTGCCATTAGTTCGTGTATTTTGGTTGCACCAATTACATTTAAGTTGGGCTCCGTTTGGTTACTGCCAAAGGTATTTATTACCGTCACATTGTGATCTCTTTTGGCCAGTTCTTTAAGGTATTGCTCAGCGAATATATACTGCGATTTGCCGGGAAACGGAAAAACCGCCAAAATTTTTGCACTTTGCACGCCAAACGTCAGCTGATAGAGCAGCGCTATCAAAAATCCAAGACGGAACAGCTCCATTTGCGTCCAAATGGGCTTGCAGTTCGCTCTCAACTGAACTCAGCAAACAAAACAGATTTTAATTATCGTCGATTTACCGCCAATTTTTTGTGATTGCGATTACGATTTGGGTTGTTTTAGAAGGTCAAAGCGTGAGTCTAAGCACAACAAAGTTGATGAAGCGCAACGTACTTTACTCAGTTCTTTTATGCTCTCATGCAtttgttgatttatttgttataatttatttattttttttttaagttttatttgtgTTATTTATAGAATAGCTTAAATATAAGTACGAGCGGCGTTGTCATCGGCGAGCGTTTTGTCAACGATTTTATTTGATTACGAGTTCTCAGTTGTTATGCAAcgtcgctctctctctctctctctctctcactatttatctttatatttTGCGCTCTCTTTGTTAAACAAATCATTATGTGAGCTATAGAGTGTAATCTGTAGAATAGACCGGTCTACCCACAGCATTAAGTTGAGCGAAAAAACAACAGTTTTTGTGTTCATATAAGAATGTTACTCTCTGagaaaatttgtaaattgcgccacaaataatatattgttGACTTGGGGCGCTTGATTTGTTGTCAAGTATATGCTAGGGGAAACATTTTTTAGCAGTACAGCTATCTGCGGCCcaccgaagattaaatacacTTGTAGAATTATAACTTACGGATTTGGGAAACAGGTTTCAAGTGTACAATTGTAAAGCTTAAAATTACTGAGTTTGATGAAGATGTCTTacaaaatataacatttttcgCTACCTAAACTCGACCGATTCTTCCTATAGTACAGTCACTTGCTGCCAGGGAAGATCGTGTAGAtctaataattaataaaagattattaaataaaattgattataatTAACTTCAAAAATGAGCACAGAAACATttagacagacatggctatataGACTAGGAAATTGATTCTGTTATTATATTGcgtttattatattattatttaggcCTGATGTGACTGTGTGTGGCGCAACTCAgctagaaaaaataataacagcagCCTGGAAACGGGTTAAACGCCCCgcatatcattattattattattatcattaatggcattttttatttttattttttgcattagCCGTATAAAGCAACGGATTCTTTACAAGCAGTGTGATTAATATTCCTACCTAAAATaagtgttttattttcatactTGGTAAActcttaacctaatataaaaattattatttttttgaattAATAACCTTGCCTAGGGCTAGATAAAAATATCTGCATATACATTTacgcaacatgttttttttaggATACATTGCTTACAGGTTTTTTCTATTCGAAAATTATCTTAGGTAATAACTTAAGAAGGTAACACGAATAGTCTTATTTGTTTGTACGTATTATATATAAGTCTTTTATATAGACGACATATTAAATTCATTAGATATAAATTCACATAGCAGCATATTGCACATAGAGTTGGAACTCGGTTGCATATTCCGTGTAAATCAAATGAATAAATTGGAAATGCATCCGAG from Drosophila virilis strain 15010-1051.87 chromosome 2, Dvir_AGI_RSII-ME, whole genome shotgun sequence carries:
- the LOC138910916 gene encoding UDP-glycosyltransferase UGT5-like, which produces MFSLRLCCLLPLVLLLPSLLDGARILAIFPFPGPSQYINVLPYLKGLASRGHEVTSVNAFPQKKPVKNFRDIVVPEVFQSYDDIISNIEAYRNVWQENTFINDFFISITKKVFENAEVQRELLKPGKAQYDLIIVEALRTDALYGFSAHFNAPIIGLSTFGTDWNVDELVGNTSPISYTPLVTAGLSDHMTYWQRVRNFFETAIAWLNWKLMYIPVQNQLYEQYFPHVAQKKPLAELSKNFSLILLNQHFSLSFPRPYVPNMIEVGGLHISHTPAPLPKEIEEFIQGAGSAGVIYFSLGSNIRSKDLPQERKQMLLKAFASIPQRVLWKFEDDQLPDKPANVFLSKWFPQPDILAHPNVKLFITHGGLLSTIESIHHGKPVLGLPFFYDQFLNVERAKRAGFGLGLDHKEMTTSEFKQTIERLINDPKFSTTAQLMSARYRDQPMSPQETAIWWTEYVLRHKGASHMRVAAQDLSFVAYHSLDVFGMFLVVGILILVTIYVVLKKLLCSLQGQQVSGKDKLKHH
- the Ugt35A1 gene encoding UDP-glucosyltransferase 2: MELFRLGFLIALLYQLTFGVQSAKILAVFPFPGKSQYIFAEQYLKELAKRDHNVTVINTFGSNQTEPNLNVIGATKIHELMAAYSSADYNQQARQWTVLTMTTAFLNMLTSSVLEDEKVKQLLEGAETFDLVLLETVQTEALFGLAQHFKAITIGISSYGTDRHIDELMGNISPLSYNPMLLSSRTEHMSYEQRLWNIWDASLGWLHKRLVHMPSQQQLYKQYFPQASRTLEQVLDNFSLMLLGQHFTLSYPRPYLPNMIEVGGLHLQHSREPQPLPVELAKFVADAQDGVIYFSMGSNIKSADLPVATRQVLLQAFGSLKQRVLWKFEQEQLEDQPKNVLISKWFPQPDVLAHPNVKLFITHGGLLSTIESIYFGKPVLGLPAFYDQHLNVERAKQAGFGLALDLWTMTAAQLHDQVVELLSNASYTQAAQLKSKLFRDQKDTPLERAIWWTEYVLRHNGAQHLRSASRDLSLAQLHGLDTWGLLCGVTSIIVLVLLFVLSALLRILRYILCKRCKIDAKQKTQ